The Natrinema salifodinae genome includes a window with the following:
- a CDS encoding DUF7344 domain-containing protein, which translates to MPLNSAHPSNSSGGASSESPSDEPPELSQGEIFHILQTNRRRDAIRYLLDREDPVKMRDIAEVIAANEHETTVAELTSTQRQRVYIPLYQKHLPKLDEKGIIEYNKSRGIVRPTDQLEIFRPYLEIAGRSDSDDRSDTDPAPSLLKRAVGDYYVMAIGASSSLLAASVIGLVPITGRFLATVILILFTLATAAATFPASPSSEEPDETSPTTLTYHE; encoded by the coding sequence ATGCCGCTCAATTCAGCCCACCCCTCCAACTCGTCGGGCGGCGCTTCCAGCGAGTCGCCGTCCGACGAGCCGCCGGAACTCTCTCAAGGCGAAATCTTTCACATCCTTCAGACGAACCGGAGACGGGACGCCATCAGGTATCTGCTGGACAGAGAGGACCCCGTCAAGATGCGCGATATCGCAGAGGTGATCGCGGCGAACGAACACGAAACGACCGTCGCGGAACTGACGTCCACCCAGCGCCAGCGCGTCTACATCCCGCTGTACCAAAAGCACCTGCCGAAACTCGACGAGAAAGGTATCATCGAGTACAACAAATCCCGCGGAATCGTGCGACCGACTGACCAGCTAGAGATCTTTCGACCGTATCTCGAGATAGCGGGCCGGAGCGATAGCGACGACCGCTCGGACACCGACCCTGCCCCCTCCCTCCTGAAGCGGGCCGTCGGTGACTATTACGTGATGGCTATCGGTGCGAGTAGTAGCCTACTGGCCGCCTCCGTAATCGGCCTGGTTCCGATCACCGGCCGGTTTCTGGCGACGGTTATCCTTATCCTGTTCACGCTCGCTACGGCCGCCGCGACGTTTCCCGCCTCCCCTTCGTCGGAAGAACCCGATGAGACCTCGCCCACTACCCTGACGTATCACGAGTGA
- a CDS encoding inositol monophosphatase family protein, whose translation MSAIDESSRAAVAAEAAHEGAAVAADSFRTELAVEWKDGKTDVVTQVDRNAQETVIEAIRAAYPDDPIVGEEDDALKEVPETGPAWIVDPIDGTNNYVDGIRAFGTAVAAVADGEPVGAATVCPALGDAYRVGPDGAFLNDEPLSVSDCDDPEAATVCPTFWWDFDQRDQYAAATRAVVERFGDMRRFGCAQLELAMVATGALEGALTNLRANPWDTVAGVELIRQAGGVVTDLDGDRWRHDSEGLVASNGEIHDEVLAAAREIEG comes from the coding sequence ATGAGCGCTATCGACGAATCCAGTCGCGCGGCCGTCGCCGCCGAGGCGGCACACGAGGGTGCCGCCGTCGCGGCGGACTCGTTCCGGACCGAACTCGCGGTCGAGTGGAAGGACGGCAAGACAGACGTCGTGACCCAGGTCGACCGAAACGCCCAGGAGACGGTCATCGAGGCCATCCGAGCAGCGTACCCGGACGATCCGATCGTCGGCGAGGAGGACGATGCGCTCAAGGAGGTCCCGGAAACCGGCCCGGCCTGGATCGTCGACCCCATCGACGGGACGAACAACTACGTCGACGGCATCCGCGCGTTCGGGACCGCCGTCGCGGCCGTCGCCGACGGCGAACCGGTCGGCGCCGCGACGGTCTGTCCGGCCCTGGGCGACGCCTACCGAGTCGGTCCCGACGGCGCGTTCCTGAACGACGAACCGCTCTCGGTCAGCGACTGCGACGACCCCGAGGCGGCCACCGTCTGCCCGACCTTCTGGTGGGACTTCGACCAGCGCGACCAGTACGCGGCCGCTACTCGCGCGGTCGTCGAGCGGTTCGGCGACATGCGACGGTTCGGCTGCGCGCAACTCGAACTGGCGATGGTCGCGACGGGTGCGCTCGAGGGGGCGCTGACCAACCTGCGGGCCAACCCCTGGGACACCGTCGCCGGCGTCGAACTGATCCGCCAGGCCGGCGGCGTCGTCACCGACCTCGACGGCGATCGGTGGCGCCACGACAGCGAGGGCCTGGTCGCCTCGAACGGCGAGATCCACGACGAGGTGCTCGCGGCGGCCCGCGAAATCGAGGGGTAG
- a CDS encoding DUF63 family protein encodes MDDFIDRYGAERVWAATVASLATIVVLGAVLFPQRVYVEIIWQYFWGPVVADAHSEPCLAWADGQQVPCGDNVSGPTAEPGYTFVSYAGYIPTLVLLLIGVIFLVRRLEIERYRAGFFALFPFMLFGGALRVVEDVNATAYQATNEMAIQLPWSGFIISPLIYFTVFFIALFAVVLSVWLDRRDYVSGYEYPLAGVGTAALTLTIGYLAYTAATKPYAEFYPLIPLVVLVGATLTTAITWVAIERYAPELNRGTRYMGIVVIWAHAVDGVANVVGLDWATALGLPANLVPKHPINRAIDNTTADVLPAGVVDIIGSAWPFLFVKVAAAVFVIWIFDETVFEDSPRYAILLMITVVAVGLGPGTRDMLRATFGV; translated from the coding sequence ATGGACGACTTCATCGACCGGTACGGGGCCGAGCGCGTCTGGGCCGCGACCGTCGCGAGTCTCGCGACCATCGTGGTCCTCGGCGCCGTCCTGTTCCCCCAGCGGGTGTACGTCGAGATCATCTGGCAGTACTTCTGGGGGCCGGTCGTCGCCGACGCCCACAGCGAGCCCTGTCTCGCCTGGGCCGACGGCCAACAGGTGCCCTGTGGCGACAATGTCAGCGGCCCAACCGCCGAGCCCGGCTACACGTTCGTCTCCTACGCCGGCTACATCCCGACCCTGGTCCTGTTGCTGATCGGGGTCATCTTCCTCGTGCGCCGCCTCGAGATCGAGCGCTACCGGGCGGGCTTTTTCGCCCTGTTCCCGTTCATGCTGTTCGGCGGGGCCCTCCGCGTGGTCGAGGACGTCAACGCGACCGCCTACCAGGCGACCAATGAGATGGCCATCCAACTGCCGTGGTCCGGGTTCATCATCAGCCCGCTGATCTACTTCACGGTCTTCTTCATCGCGCTGTTCGCGGTGGTGCTCTCCGTCTGGCTCGACCGTAGGGACTACGTCTCCGGCTACGAGTACCCGCTGGCCGGGGTCGGGACGGCCGCCCTCACCCTGACGATCGGCTATCTGGCCTACACTGCGGCGACGAAACCGTACGCGGAGTTTTACCCGCTGATCCCGCTGGTCGTCCTCGTCGGCGCGACGCTGACGACGGCGATCACCTGGGTCGCGATCGAACGGTACGCGCCCGAACTCAACCGCGGCACCCGGTACATGGGGATCGTGGTCATCTGGGCCCACGCGGTCGACGGCGTCGCGAACGTCGTCGGTCTCGACTGGGCGACCGCCCTCGGCCTGCCGGCCAACCTCGTGCCGAAACACCCGATCAACCGGGCGATCGATAACACGACGGCCGACGTATTGCCCGCCGGCGTCGTCGACATTATCGGCTCCGCCTGGCCGTTCCTGTTCGTGAAGGTCGCCGCGGCCGTCTTCGTCATCTGGATCTTCGACGAGACGGTCTTCGAGGACAGCCCCCGCTACGCAATCCTGCTCATGATCACCGTCGTCGCCGTCGGCCTCGGGCCCGGGACCCGTGACATGCTGCGGGCGACGTTTGGGGTCTGA
- a CDS encoding NOP5/NOP56 family protein, with product MTDTDGWFADADRDDPDATATAIREGSADEPRDWPALAVEAGFASDEDDYYDALREATTAAARAAVTERERADDRQLVHAVRAMDDCSRTANELAERLAEWAGTVDPDAGTGVEYARALAADETETDDLAEPAVRSLAERVAGLADEADDLRDFVERQTPAVAPNLAALAEPVLAARLISLAGGLENLAKKPSGTIQVLGAEDALFAHLRGHAPSPKHGIIYTHDAVRGTHPENRGSAARALAGKLAIAARVDHYSGEPKPELEAELAERIETIQARTTHDDAESDGGGDDE from the coding sequence ATGACCGATACGGACGGGTGGTTCGCGGACGCCGACCGCGACGATCCCGACGCGACGGCGACCGCGATCCGCGAGGGCAGCGCCGACGAGCCCCGCGACTGGCCCGCCCTCGCGGTCGAGGCTGGATTCGCGAGCGACGAGGACGACTACTACGACGCGCTCCGCGAGGCGACGACGGCCGCCGCACGAGCCGCCGTGACCGAGCGCGAGCGGGCCGACGACCGCCAGCTCGTCCACGCTGTGCGGGCGATGGACGACTGCAGCCGGACCGCCAACGAACTCGCCGAGCGCCTGGCCGAGTGGGCCGGCACCGTCGACCCCGACGCGGGGACCGGCGTCGAGTACGCCCGCGCCCTGGCGGCCGACGAGACCGAGACCGACGACCTCGCGGAGCCGGCGGTCCGCTCGCTCGCCGAGCGGGTGGCCGGCCTGGCCGACGAGGCCGACGACCTGCGGGACTTCGTCGAACGACAGACGCCGGCCGTCGCGCCGAACCTGGCTGCCCTCGCCGAACCGGTCCTCGCAGCCAGGCTGATCTCGTTGGCCGGCGGCTTGGAGAACCTGGCGAAGAAACCCAGCGGCACGATCCAGGTGCTCGGCGCGGAGGACGCGCTGTTCGCGCACCTGCGGGGTCACGCACCCTCGCCGAAACACGGGATCATCTACACCCACGACGCGGTGCGGGGCACTCACCCCGAAAACCGGGGCTCGGCGGCGCGGGCCCTCGCCGGGAAGCTCGCCATCGCGGCCCGCGTCGACCACTACTCGGGCGAACCGAAGCCGGAACTCGAGGCCGAACTGGCTGAGAGAATCGAGACGATCCAGGCGCGGACGACCCACGACGACGCCGAGTCCGACGGGGGTGGCGACGATGAGTGA
- a CDS encoding fibrillarin-like rRNA/tRNA 2'-O-methyltransferase, translated as MSEPVLPDGVERREFDGTERLATRGDPVYGEPTDGEWRAWNPNRSKLGAMLELGLDTGLAGGETVLYLGAASGTTVSHVADFAGPTYAVEFAARPVRDLLDAADSRDQLFPLLKDARKPETYAHVVESDVDVVIQDVATRGQARVALENGRFLADDGRLLLAVKARSEDVTREPAAVFEAVREDLSEGYEVLEANRLEPYHADHLGIVARPR; from the coding sequence ATGAGTGAGCCCGTTCTCCCCGACGGCGTCGAGCGCCGCGAGTTCGACGGCACCGAACGGCTGGCGACCCGCGGCGACCCCGTCTACGGCGAGCCGACGGACGGCGAGTGGCGCGCCTGGAACCCGAACCGGTCGAAACTCGGCGCGATGCTGGAACTGGGGTTGGACACCGGGCTCGCGGGCGGCGAGACGGTTCTCTACCTGGGCGCCGCGAGCGGCACGACGGTGAGCCACGTCGCCGACTTCGCCGGGCCGACATACGCCGTCGAGTTCGCCGCGCGGCCGGTCAGGGACCTCCTCGACGCCGCCGACAGCCGCGATCAGCTGTTCCCGCTGTTGAAGGACGCTCGAAAGCCGGAGACCTACGCCCACGTCGTCGAGTCCGACGTCGACGTCGTCATCCAGGACGTCGCGACGCGCGGCCAGGCCCGCGTGGCGCTGGAGAACGGGCGGTTCCTGGCCGACGACGGCCGACTCCTGTTGGCGGTCAAGGCCCGAAGCGAAGACGTGACTCGAGAGCCGGCTGCCGTGTTCGAGGCCGTTCGTGAGGACCTTTCGGAAGGGTACGAGGTTTTGGAGGCAAACCGACTCGAACCGTATCACGCTGATCACCTCGGGATCGTCGCGCGCCCGCGGTGA
- a CDS encoding phage tail protein, translated as MEFSYATTTSESDWAEWTTRNVEVADGGISLARTTTIRESSLGSSIVDLAVDPTGLLYTIDPSGALYRYDPTADARQRLLDGDEISIESPRAVCASDNRVFVVNDADGTIVTISPRRRRETGTLRSRATEPVELTSDGGTIYALDGDERIVCLGDGDRCIDRQLHSPADLAVADGLAYVLDVVDGVPTVRAFRGDQEIRDETYPVPTDAFVADGEEFVPTAVTAPQGTIVLAGTVGERNEHGLFEFDSATGEFHRLHELEAGCDQLVSRSPGDGARDGRIFYALGSADRTCYALREVAEYARHPDRDRHVGLAVHRYDSGVDGVEWHRLALELARSGASTQVRVRYHATDDPALLPFDTDDPQSTATEPAASVDGSTTGTDEPPAAAVTEPGERSTGAESDGNETSASTAPIDLDVLATLQAANVDSIWELTTTAAAQLAARSDRLTPAEVRSWQQTAGDTLVDHVESEWTRVDEIDPTDILLRDATGRYLYVAIELVGTPTAAPVVDSATAYCPRQSYLRYLPELYQADDRSAAFLERFLSVFETSFVEIESEIEHISRYFDPHGVPSDSLAWLEDWLAADAYRDWPESARREYLARAPELYAKRGTRAGLRATLELYLRHAAPDRTEPVTGTPSDRRRRTASDRSGDETASRATGPGDGGDHAAGDIGTGHRLFFLDPTDLDRADGESAKQEYASMLTGDRSVVLFCGPFESATHRAAVEEIVETETPAHVDARVLALEDEFTLGGDAFLGLNTALQTRTFAMGEAILGADTVLGTRESD; from the coding sequence GTGGAATTCTCGTACGCGACGACGACGAGTGAATCCGACTGGGCCGAGTGGACGACTCGGAACGTCGAGGTGGCCGATGGCGGCATCTCCCTCGCACGGACGACGACGATCCGCGAGTCGAGCCTCGGCTCCTCGATCGTCGATCTCGCCGTCGACCCGACGGGGCTGCTCTACACCATCGACCCGTCAGGGGCGCTGTATCGATACGATCCGACCGCCGATGCCAGACAGCGCCTGCTCGACGGCGACGAGATTTCGATCGAGTCGCCCCGCGCCGTCTGTGCCAGCGACAACCGAGTGTTCGTCGTCAACGACGCCGACGGGACGATCGTGACGATCTCTCCTCGGCGCCGCCGCGAGACCGGGACGCTGCGGTCGCGAGCGACAGAGCCGGTCGAACTCACCTCCGACGGCGGGACGATCTACGCGCTCGACGGCGACGAACGGATCGTCTGTCTCGGTGACGGCGACCGCTGCATCGACCGGCAGCTCCATTCGCCAGCCGATCTCGCGGTCGCGGACGGTCTGGCGTACGTCCTCGATGTCGTCGACGGAGTGCCGACCGTTCGGGCGTTTCGGGGCGACCAAGAGATTCGGGACGAAACGTATCCCGTACCGACGGACGCGTTCGTTGCTGACGGCGAGGAGTTCGTTCCGACCGCCGTCACGGCTCCACAGGGAACGATCGTGCTCGCCGGAACGGTCGGGGAACGGAACGAACACGGACTGTTCGAGTTCGACTCCGCCACCGGTGAGTTCCACCGCCTCCACGAACTCGAGGCCGGCTGCGATCAACTCGTCAGTCGATCTCCCGGGGATGGTGCCCGAGACGGGCGGATCTTCTACGCGCTCGGTAGCGCGGACCGAACCTGCTACGCGCTGCGGGAGGTCGCGGAGTACGCCCGGCACCCGGATCGGGACCGGCACGTCGGACTGGCAGTGCACCGGTACGATTCCGGAGTTGACGGCGTCGAGTGGCATCGACTAGCGCTCGAACTCGCTCGATCCGGGGCGAGTACCCAGGTTCGCGTTCGGTACCACGCGACCGATGACCCGGCGCTGCTGCCGTTCGATACCGACGACCCGCAGAGCACTGCCACCGAACCCGCGGCGAGTGTCGATGGCTCGACCACCGGGACCGACGAGCCGCCCGCGGCCGCCGTCACCGAGCCCGGAGAGCGGTCTACCGGTGCTGAATCCGACGGGAACGAAACCAGTGCCAGTACTGCTCCCATCGATTTGGATGTCCTCGCGACGCTGCAAGCAGCGAACGTGGACTCGATCTGGGAGCTCACAACGACGGCTGCCGCCCAACTGGCTGCGCGCAGCGATCGACTCACGCCCGCCGAAGTCCGCTCGTGGCAGCAGACCGCCGGCGATACGCTGGTCGATCACGTCGAATCGGAGTGGACACGCGTCGACGAGATCGACCCCACGGATATCCTGCTCCGGGACGCGACGGGGCGATATCTGTACGTCGCCATCGAACTCGTCGGCACTCCGACCGCCGCTCCGGTGGTCGATTCCGCGACGGCCTACTGCCCCCGTCAATCGTACCTTCGGTATCTGCCGGAACTCTACCAGGCGGACGATCGATCGGCCGCGTTTCTCGAACGGTTCCTGTCCGTCTTCGAAACATCGTTCGTCGAGATCGAATCTGAAATCGAGCACATCAGTCGCTACTTCGACCCCCACGGGGTCCCGAGCGACTCGCTCGCCTGGCTCGAAGACTGGCTCGCCGCCGACGCGTATCGTGACTGGCCGGAGAGCGCTCGCCGAGAGTACCTGGCGCGCGCTCCCGAACTGTACGCGAAACGCGGGACGAGAGCCGGCCTGCGGGCGACGCTCGAGCTCTACTTACGACACGCAGCTCCCGACCGGACCGAACCCGTGACCGGGACACCGTCCGACCGGCGGAGACGAACCGCCTCCGATCGGTCCGGCGACGAGACGGCGTCACGTGCAACCGGACCCGGAGACGGTGGCGACCACGCGGCCGGTGATATCGGCACGGGCCACCGCCTGTTTTTCCTCGATCCGACCGATCTCGACCGAGCCGACGGCGAGTCCGCCAAACAGGAGTACGCCTCGATGTTGACGGGCGACCGCTCGGTCGTCCTGTTCTGTGGCCCCTTCGAATCCGCCACTCATCGGGCGGCTGTCGAAGAAATCGTCGAGACCGAGACGCCGGCCCACGTCGATGCCCGCGTGCTCGCGCTCGAGGACGAGTTCACACTCGGCGGGGACGCGTTCCTCGGTCTCAACACCGCGTTGCAGACGCGAACGTTCGCCATGGGTGAGGCCATCCTCGGAGCGGACACGGTCCTCGGGACTCGCGAGTCGGACTGA
- a CDS encoding putative baseplate assembly protein — MGIDVPDLDDREYEELLEQAKKRIPAYSDEWTDFNPHDPGITILEVLAWLTETHTYQLDQITDEHREKYLRLIGYDRRPPTPATAAVELSPPAAATGERLPAGTRLAVTDGTGDVYRFETDRTVVLTAATIERVVTVDETGSTEHGEANRTDGMFYRPFGDDVARGDAVYLGFDYDPFESADRLTLSIDYHDANLPEPAPVSGDRSVTITPSVELAWEYRDPGDGRWRSLSVAEDETNALYEGGSIELAGATTPSPPPARNCEFPIDGADDYVWVRCRVETPGHEIPPQVDAIRTNVVTASHAASVADERLSPEGNANGTDASARLDGQTYAFANRPILSATIRVDGHRFVEVSDFDASGPDDPHYVLDRERGRVTFGDGDAGRVPAPDATITADYVYGGGEEGNVSSTAVWQFTDSSTQLPADVSPADIDVTPLRAASGGTDYETIEATLRRARRDLRRPSRAVTESDYRHLASRTPGLRISRTNVSIDGDRTTVVVVPYAPPDVPNPDPSEGFLESVRRHLRERTLLTDRVHVTGPRYVRLELTVAGRTRPRYTSGGYEADVTEAVTSYLHPLYGYDGDGWPFGRALDGSELAAVVGELDAIDRVTDVTVTAHGGTTIDERTVLIDETSLFAVEDVTVDLTMTDDGGR, encoded by the coding sequence ATGGGAATCGACGTACCAGATCTCGACGATAGGGAGTACGAGGAGTTGCTCGAACAGGCGAAAAAACGGATTCCGGCGTACTCGGACGAGTGGACCGACTTCAACCCGCACGATCCGGGAATCACCATCCTCGAGGTGCTCGCCTGGCTTACCGAGACGCACACCTACCAACTCGATCAGATCACCGACGAACACCGCGAGAAGTACCTGCGACTGATCGGGTACGACCGTCGTCCGCCGACCCCGGCGACGGCCGCGGTTGAGCTGTCGCCGCCCGCAGCGGCGACGGGAGAACGCCTGCCGGCCGGAACGCGCCTGGCCGTCACCGATGGCACCGGCGACGTCTATCGATTCGAGACCGACCGGACGGTGGTTCTCACCGCTGCCACCATCGAGCGGGTGGTCACCGTCGACGAAACGGGATCGACCGAACACGGGGAAGCGAACCGGACCGACGGGATGTTCTATCGTCCCTTCGGCGACGACGTCGCTCGAGGTGACGCCGTCTATCTGGGCTTCGATTACGACCCGTTCGAGAGCGCCGACCGGCTCACGCTCTCGATCGACTACCACGACGCCAATCTCCCGGAGCCAGCGCCGGTCTCCGGGGATCGGTCCGTCACGATTACTCCGTCGGTCGAACTCGCCTGGGAGTACCGCGACCCCGGGGATGGGCGGTGGCGATCGCTCTCAGTCGCTGAGGACGAAACGAACGCCCTGTACGAGGGCGGCTCGATCGAACTCGCCGGAGCCACCACTCCGTCGCCGCCACCGGCTCGGAACTGCGAGTTTCCGATCGACGGAGCGGACGACTACGTCTGGGTGCGGTGTCGCGTCGAGACGCCAGGCCACGAGATTCCGCCACAGGTCGACGCGATCAGGACGAACGTCGTCACCGCCAGCCACGCCGCATCGGTCGCCGACGAGCGATTGTCTCCCGAGGGGAACGCGAACGGGACGGACGCATCGGCGAGACTCGACGGGCAGACGTACGCGTTCGCGAACCGGCCGATCCTCTCGGCCACGATACGCGTCGACGGTCACCGGTTCGTCGAGGTCTCCGACTTCGACGCGTCGGGGCCCGACGATCCACACTACGTACTCGACCGAGAGCGTGGCCGCGTGACGTTCGGCGATGGCGATGCCGGTCGTGTCCCGGCACCGGACGCGACGATCACCGCTGATTACGTCTACGGCGGCGGCGAGGAAGGAAACGTCTCGTCGACCGCAGTCTGGCAGTTCACGGACTCGAGTACGCAACTGCCGGCAGACGTCTCGCCGGCCGACATCGACGTCACCCCGTTGCGTGCAGCCAGCGGCGGCACCGACTACGAGACGATCGAGGCAACCCTTCGACGCGCCAGGCGTGATCTCAGGCGGCCATCTCGCGCGGTCACCGAGAGCGACTATCGACACCTCGCCTCGCGGACGCCCGGACTTCGAATTAGCCGGACGAACGTCTCGATCGACGGTGACCGAACCACCGTGGTCGTCGTCCCGTACGCGCCACCCGACGTTCCTAATCCGGACCCGAGTGAGGGCTTTCTCGAGTCCGTCCGGCGACACCTTCGAGAGCGAACCCTGCTGACGGACCGCGTCCACGTGACCGGCCCGCGGTACGTCCGGCTCGAACTCACCGTCGCAGGGCGCACTCGTCCCCGGTACACCAGTGGGGGGTACGAAGCGGACGTCACCGAGGCCGTCACGTCCTATCTCCACCCGCTGTACGGGTACGACGGCGACGGATGGCCGTTCGGACGCGCGCTCGACGGATCGGAACTGGCTGCTGTGGTCGGCGAACTCGACGCGATCGACCGCGTGACCGACGTGACGGTCACCGCCCACGGTGGCACGACCATCGACGAACGAACCGTGTTGATCGATGAAACGTCGCTGTTCGCCGTCGAAGACGTGACCGTGGACCTGACGATGACGGACGACGGAGGGCGCTGA